In bacterium, a genomic segment contains:
- a CDS encoding LptF/LptG family permease, whose amino-acid sequence MVKIKYILFNFFKLFLISSLCLLSLFFIIQILEDLPDIISGSQKFLLSNYILTLPSSFVLISPLITLLSGMFFVSEMVKANEIKIFEISGINSLKIFSMFLFASLIISSFTFYIKNYVVPKTIKGNEYQTSISFSSPSFLFKSDRYEKDGKFINIEISIILEDGSITSIRAKEGIEKEKNLWTFKEGKFYLIDKNTNLKKEENFNSKTFELPITSEILLVAGKNPDSIFINQLKSTIKELKKMGFSPFLLETYFNEKIAYPLLNLFILFAIFPFFLSKQKITRFLVLSLTIVIGFLSYGIYSFLIALSKSGKIPPFFGCWGLHLFVFISFLFTLFKFR is encoded by the coding sequence ATGGTAAAAATAAAATATATTCTTTTTAATTTTTTTAAGTTATTTTTAATTTCTTCTTTATGCCTTCTTTCTTTATTTTTTATAATCCAGATTCTTGAGGACTTACCAGATATAATTTCAGGAAGCCAAAAATTTTTATTATCAAATTATATTCTTACACTTCCTTCTTCATTTGTTCTCATTTCTCCTCTTATAACCCTTCTTTCTGGGATGTTTTTTGTTTCCGAGATGGTAAAGGCAAATGAAATAAAAATATTTGAAATATCAGGGATAAATTCATTAAAAATTTTCTCTATGTTTCTTTTTGCCTCATTAATAATAAGTTCATTTACATTTTATATAAAAAATTATGTTGTCCCAAAAACCATAAAAGGAAATGAATATCAAACATCAATTTCTTTTTCATCCCCTTCATTTCTTTTCAAATCAGACAGGTATGAGAAAGATGGAAAATTTATAAATATAGAGATTTCAATAATTTTAGAAGATGGTAGTATAACTTCAATAAGAGCAAAAGAAGGAATTGAGAAGGAGAAAAATCTCTGGACATTTAAAGAAGGAAAATTCTACTTAATTGATAAAAATACAAATTTAAAAAAAGAAGAAAATTTTAATTCAAAAACATTTGAATTACCAATAACATCTGAAATTTTGTTAGTTGCTGGTAAAAACCCGGATTCAATTTTTATAAATCAACTAAAAAGCACAATAAAGGAATTGAAAAAAATGGGATTTTCGCCATTTTTATTAGAAACATATTTTAATGAGAAAATTGCATATCCCTTACTTAATCTTTTTATTCTTTTTGCTATTTTCCCATTTTTTCTTAGTAAACAGAAAATTACGAGATTTCTTGTTTTAAGTTTAACAATTGTTATTGGATTTTTAAGTTATGGGATTTATTCATTTCTTATAGCACTATCAAAATCAGGTAAAATCCCACCTTTTTTTGGTTGTTGGGGACTACATCTTTTTGTTTTTATATCTTTTCTCTTTACCCTATTCAAATTCAGATAG
- a CDS encoding nucleotidyltransferase domain-containing protein: MRKSVNEIKTILKEYFQKHPEIEVAYVFGSVAQEKDNVLSDIDIGIIVDKGQINEQSYRYGYKAEILTDLIKLLKTNNIDLVILNDANTLLKHRVLYFGKVIYSKNEKNRIQFQVNTINKYADFRQFIKQQENK; encoded by the coding sequence ATGAGAAAAAGTGTAAATGAAATTAAGACAATTCTAAAAGAGTATTTTCAAAAACACCCGGAAATAGAAGTTGCTTATGTTTTTGGTTCAGTAGCACAAGAAAAAGATAATGTTCTTAGCGATATTGATATAGGTATAATAGTGGACAAAGGACAAATTAATGAGCAATCATATAGATATGGATATAAAGCAGAGATATTAACAGATTTAATTAAATTACTGAAAACAAATAATATAGATTTAGTTATTCTTAATGATGCGAATACTTTACTTAAACATAGAGTTTTATATTTTGGCAAGGTTATTTACTCTAAAAACGAAAAGAATCGTATCCAATTTCAAGTTAATACTATCAATAAATATGCTGATTTTAGGCAGTTTATAAAACAACAGGAGAATAAGTGA
- a CDS encoding DUF433 domain-containing protein: protein MENFMNRIEINPKILLGKPIIHMTRIPVELIVKLVAQNWKEKDILKEYPCLKKEDIRAAFLYAEKVIEEE from the coding sequence ATGGAAAATTTTATGAATAGAATAGAAATAAATCCAAAAATTTTATTAGGCAAACCAATTATCCATATGACACGTATTCCTGTTGAATTAATTGTTAAATTGGTCGCTCAAAACTGGAAAGAGAAGGATATTCTTAAAGAATACCCCTGTCTAAAAAAAGAAGATATAAGGGCAGCATTTCTTTATGCAGAAAAAGTTATTGAAGAGGAATAA